AGGTCGACCCTCGCGACTATCATCGCGGCAGGCCCCTGGCCCCTGGTGACCGCTTGCGGGTGACCAAAGGCCCCTTGAGGGGACTGGAAGCGATCTTTGATCAACGTCTGTCATCCAGCGCGCGGGCGCGTGTGTTTGTCGAGATACTCGGCCACCTCACAGCCTGCCAGATGAGCCTGGCGGACCTGGTGGCTACAGAGAGCTGAGCGCAGGGCAGCGCGCGGCTGGCAGGTCATTCGAGGCAGAAGGCGGGAGCAAGAGCACCATGCGGGTTCTGGTAACCGGCGGAGCGGGTTTCGTAGGCAGCCACCTGGTCGAGTTGCTGCTGGCGGCAGGTCATCAGGTGCAGGTGCTCGATGACCTCTCAAGTGGCAGGCAAGAGAACCTCGCCGGGGTGGCCGACTCGCCAGGCCTGCAAGTCACCGTGGCGTCGGTCCTGGACCCCGAGGTCGTCGAGCCACTGTTGGGCCGGGCGGACCTGGTGTTCCATCTGGCGGCGGTGGTCGGAGTTGATCTGGTGCTCAGGGCGCCAGTGCGAACCATTGAAACCAACGTCCTGGGCACTTCGACTCTGCTGCGCCTGGCAGCGGCTCACGGCCGGAAGGTAGTTCTGACCTCGACATCCGAAGTATACGGCAAGGGCGTGCGCATCCCCTTCTCTGAACAGGACGATCGGCTGCTGGGACCTACCACGCGCAGTCGCTGGTGCTATGCCGAGTCAAAGGCCCTCGACGAGTATCTGGCTCTGGCGTACTCGCTCGAAAGAGGGCTGCCGGTCGTGATTGCACGCCTCTTCAACACGGTGGGGCCGCGGCAGTCGGGCCGCTACGGCATGGTGCTGCCGCGCTTTGTGGGCCAGGCGCTGGAGGGCCAGCCGCTCACCGTGTACGGAGATGGCGAGCAGACGCGGGCCTTTGCCGACGTGCGCGATGTGGTCCAGGCATTGTACTCTCTGGCAGAGTGCCCGTCGGCTGAGGGCCAGGTAGTGAATGTCGGTTCTGACCGCGAGATCACCATCAACGAGCTGGCGCGCCTGGTTATCCAGGTGACCGCGAGCAAGTCGAAGATCAGCCACGTTCCGTACGACCAGGCTCACCCCGCTGGTTTCGAGGAGACGATGCGGCGGGTGCCAGACACTGCCCGTGTTCGTGCCCTGATCGGCTGGCAGGCCTCCATATCTCTGGAGGAGACCATCCGGGCGGTGGCGGATTCGTATCGCCGAGGGTCCTGCCGCGATGTCGGCTGAGCCTGAACCCGATGGGCCAATCGAAATGGAGACAGTCGCCTGCGGGCTCTGCGGCTCCACAGACAGCCGAGTTGAGTTGCGAGCACCGGACCACTTGCACCACGTTCCCGGCCTGTTCACCATCGTGCGCTGCACGCGATGTGGACTGGCCTTTCAGAACCCACGCCCACGGTTTGATCAGGTCGGTCGACTCTACCCTGACGCCTACGGACCGCACCAGGACGCGCGGCCGCCTGACGACCTTCCTCCCCTGACACGCTGGGGTCGCACGATAGAGCGAGCTGCGGCGTCTCGTTATTACGGGCCGCTATCAGAGGCGAAAGGTGGTGGGGGCCGTGCTGGCCTGCCTTCGTTATGGGTGCTGGCTGCCAGGGTGCTGCAACTGCCCGTGCTGCCGCCGAACGAGGCCCGAGCGCAGGGGCCGTCGCGAGTGCTGGACATCGGTTGCAGCACCGGTCGATTCCTGGCACATATGAAGTCGTGGGGTTGGGACGTGCAGGGCGTAGAACCGGATAGTACTGCGGCTGGATGCGCACAGGCTCTGTTCGGCGTGCCGGTGGTCAATGAGGCCTTTGGCCGAGGCCTGTTTGAGCCGGAGAGCTTGGCTCTGGTCACGATGTGGAACGTCCTGGAGCATCTCCCCGACCCTTTGGACAGCCTCAGTGAGGTCACCCGATTGCTCAGACCCGGCGGGTGGTTTGTGGCACAGGTGCCCAATCTCAAGAGCCTGGAGGTGCGTCTGGCAGGCGACAAGGCGTTTCAGCTCGACCTGCCGCGCCATTTCTATCACCTGGAGGCGGCGACCCTGTCGGCCCTGGTGACCAAGGCTGGGCTGCGCCCGGCACGCATCGTCTACCCGGTCGAGCCCTTTTCCCTGTACATGAGTCTGGGTCGCATGCTAAAGGCCTTCCGCAGACCGCCCTCGAGTCGCGGCGGAATCTGGCTGCAAAGACTGCTGTGGCCGCTGTGCGCCATCCTGTCGTGGTCCGGGTCTGGCGCGCAGATGGCGGTGCTGGCGACCAAGCCCGTGGGAGCAGAGTAAGTGCATTCCGGAGAGGGGAGCTCAAGCTGTCTGGGCAGGTTCTTGATCACCCTTGGGCTGGTGCTGGTCGTCGTATCGGCAGCGCTGTTCTGGCTGGCACGACCACCTGCTTCGGGTGAGGTGGTACCGACGCCAACCGCCACGGTGCCCGGCCAGGGGGCGCCGGCCATCGTGATAGGCCCCACTGCTGCGGCGGCCGCCACCGCCTTGAGCGGGCCCAGGGTGGAACCAACGGGAGTTCCGACGCCCTCCCGTCCCTCGGCACCCGTGCGCCTGGTCGTGCCGTCGCTGGGTATTAGCGCACCCGTGGTAGAGGTCGGATGGCACCTGAACCAGA
The genomic region above belongs to Chloroflexi bacterium ADurb.Bin180 and contains:
- the arnA gene encoding Bifunctional polymyxin resistance protein ArnA, which encodes MRVLVTGGAGFVGSHLVELLLAAGHQVQVLDDLSSGRQENLAGVADSPGLQVTVASVLDPEVVEPLLGRADLVFHLAAVVGVDLVLRAPVRTIETNVLGTSTLLRLAAAHGRKVVLTSTSEVYGKGVRIPFSEQDDRLLGPTTRSRWCYAESKALDEYLALAYSLERGLPVVIARLFNTVGPRQSGRYGMVLPRFVGQALEGQPLTVYGDGEQTRAFADVRDVVQALYSLAECPSAEGQVVNVGSDREITINELARLVIQVTASKSKISHVPYDQAHPAGFEETMRRVPDTARVRALIGWQASISLEETIRAVADSYRRGSCRDVG